One Polynucleobacter sp. SHI8 genomic window, AGCACGCATTCCTGCTCCACCTGCTCCAACAATCACCACGTCAAAACGTCTGCGTGGAATAGCTGATTTTATAGCTGCCATTTAAACCCTCCAAAGAATTTGAGCAGTGTAACCAGCACAACCGACTAGCCACAACACAGTAAAAGTTTGTAATGCTAGACGCAATCCAGCAGAACCAATGTAATCCATCCAAATATCACGGATACCAACCCACGCATGATAAAAAAGACTTAATAATGTCAGGAAAGTAACAATCTTGATGAGTTGATTGGCAAATAGACTGGCCCAACCTTCATAACTAGCATTGCCATAAACCAAATAAACCCCTAAAAAAAGAATCGTAAAAATAACCATAATTACAGCTGTAACGCGCTGTAATAACCATTCAGTTAAACCGTAATGCGCGCCGACAACAAGTCGATTTGCACCAATATTATTTTTTGACATGTTGACCTCAGAATAAATTAAAAAGTTTTGCCCCAAGTACCGCCGTGAGAGATAAACTCACAGCC contains:
- the sdhD gene encoding succinate dehydrogenase, hydrophobic membrane anchor protein, with protein sequence MSKNNIGANRLVVGAHYGLTEWLLQRVTAVIMVIFTILFLGVYLVYGNASYEGWASLFANQLIKIVTFLTLLSLFYHAWVGIRDIWMDYIGSAGLRLALQTFTVLWLVGCAGYTAQILWRV